GTAGTagagcctcgccggcgagcggatcgaagcgatcccgctcgccggacaccgtgGAGGAAGCGTGGCGGCGGCAATGCAAGAAATCCGCCGCCGGCAGCCGTCGCGCGGCCTGCAAGTACGACGGCGCCGCGTACGTCCCGGACAAGCTCATCGACTTCGCGCGGGGCGGGCGCTGGTACAACGAGGATCCGCCGATGAAGCCGATGAGCGGGCCCAAGTTCGACGAGTGGCGCGCCGACTGGGAGCGCCGCCGCTGGGCGAAGGAGGCTTGGAGTAGCGGGAGCACCAGCGCTAGAGgagctccgctcgccggcgatgACGAGGAGGCCCCCGACTTGTTGAAGGAGCTACGGCAGTTCCTCAAGGACAACGccaagaggaagagggcggaggaggaagaggtggcggcggccatcgccgccgcgaAGGAGGCGGAgttgcgggaggcggaggcggaggcggactcGTACCTAGTCGACCTCCCCGAGTAGGATCGTGCATTCTGGATGTAGAATCgttgatccgtatgtatgatccgtagtatgatcaatgaaatcgaacttcccggggtttttatttttgaaaatacggggcgaaatacgggttctgctagacggaatggctCTTCCGTTGGCAACTTTTCGATACGGGGCGAAAAAGCAGCGAGATACGGGGCAGAAATATAAGGGGCctgctagacatgctctaacCAAGTGAGCGCCTATGATTGTTCAAAAGAAAGTGAGAGCATATGTGCTGACGAAGTCGTATTCAAACACGATGAGGAACAGTACACTGACCTCGTTGGTACGGTAGGCTGGGCAGTGTTGAGGAACAGGCCTTACACCATCCGGGTGCCAGTACAGTACTGGCTTCTGCCCAGGGTCCTCCCTTCGTGGAGATAGAGCGAGTGACGCACGATTATCAGATGACAGGAGAAAGTAGCTATGGCGAAGATTGAGGGCTTGACCTGCGGCATCATGAAGAGTGCCACTCCTTGTTTGGAAGTTCCAAAAATGACGTCTCCAAAGAGGAAGCAACATGAGAGACATCGCATTTATCCAACCTGGGGTAACCATATGTGGTTGCCCGGAGAGAGGCCCAATGGTCGCTGAAAATCATGCCTCCACGGCAACGCACACCCTTTCTGCAGGGATGGTCACCATGTTCAACATGAGGCTTTCATCAATGGTGGCAGGGCAAACAAGTTCGAATTGTGTCAATTGTGTCACACATGTGCAATCGTTATTTAGTTGCACGACACTGCTCCTATATCAGATACacccctaagagcatctctagcagagcccatATATCAGATACACCcctaagagcatgtctagcagAGCCCATAAACACGTGAACTGAAAAATGCgagttcagttcaccgaactcgtgtttaAAATTTGTCACAGAAACGGAATTTAAAATGTCGCTAGTAAATTAGGCGATGATCATGTATATAGATGAATTTgatgctccgattgagcatcaaaacttacatagttCGAGAAATTAAACCTAAATACTTATACATCGGCGAGCGCTACTTAGTTTAAGCAAAATGCGGCCTAAATAGTGGCCTATACGCGCGGCGGTGCCGGTGGTGGCGGACGGCGTCGACGCTGTCGATGAGGACCTTCACTCCTCGTTGGCGTCAAGATCGACTATTTCGAGCTTGACGCGGCGGACGCGCTGCTCCCGGCAGGCCACCTCGTACTCTCGCACCTAGCGAACGGCGTCCGCCTCCTCCCGGCGGAAGCGAGCGCGGGCCTCCGCCTCGCTGATGGCCATCCTCTGCGCGAcgacggcctcctcctcgtcgctgttgTGGGCGATGGGGAGCCGCGGTGCGCGGCTTGAGCCATCGGAGGAGGATCCCTCGCCGGCATTGGCGTACCTGTCCAGCTCACGCCCCCAGTTCGTCCACGGGTGGGCGCtgcgcttgcgcgcgccctccgACTTGTTCCATGCCCGCCATTTCGCCTCGGTTCGGAACACGGGTGGACGCGATGGCGAGTCTCCGCCGCCCAATCCGGCGCCGCGGCCTGCTGATCCGCCACGGGAGGCCATCGCGCTGTCGAGGAGGGTGGATAGGTGGCTGGGGGCTGCTCGATTGCTAGCCGGAAAATGGGGTAGGTGGTGGCGGCGGAGGGAGTGGATGTGgccgaggggagtagggtttggaaCCCGAACTCCCCTCTGTGACCCCTTTTAATACGGGGCGGCCACTCGATTTCTCGGAGGCCCGAACTCGTTTTAGGGGCCAGGCCGCGAGTTTGGGCTCCGTTCTGGCCCATTTTCGGCTCGAACCCGTAAAACCGCCGGACTTTTTCAGTTTCCGCCCAGTTTACAGGCTCTCCTAGATGCTCTAACAAATATGACCTGACATGCGCATGTTTCGTCACTTTGAGGAAAATATAAAAATGAGGTAAAACTGTCACGATATTGCAACCAACAATTAGAATATGGCATGCTTTTTCGTTGAGCAACCCGTTGTCGCAAGGTCGCAACTAGGGGCAAAAATGAAATTTACTCTCTTTTCTCTAATGCTGACCCTACATTAGTGGTAGTTCGCTGGACGGCTGGAGCATCCTCAAACGAAACTAAAAGTTGGAAATTCAGATAGGGGGACATATGCATATGTCATACTGTAAATGTTTTTAGAGACTTTGAAGACCGGAGTTGTGGAGCTTCAAGATATACTGGGTACACCCTTCCGTTCAAACAAGTGCTTGGTCAAGAACACCTTGATCAGTTGCATCACTCGCTGAAAGCTCAGGAGATTGACTTGGAGTCATTTCGTTTTGCACAGCACGTCAACACTGCGGCAAGATCGAAAGGGAAAGTTTCTTGTTGGCACCTGGCATGTCATAGTCATTCTTTCAAACGTGATGGAACAGTTGGCGTAGAAACTATGGCACTCTGCCATTTCAGCCAGGATACCTTGTCGAGCATTGCACAGCAGTACCAAAAACGCCAAAAAGCTTTTTCACACTATAACATCTTTCCCTCACACACCACCTATCTCAGGATGGGTCTTGCAATATAAGCTGGACGTGGAGTAGCTCACACCGCAGTCAGAGATGTTTTCCGGCTATTGACTTGGTAGCCAGGAAACGCCAGCAGTCGGCTATTTCCTCCTGCCTCCTGCCCACCTCTGGACGACTCGACTCCATGATTAGTTATAACTTACAACACTGAGATAGATAGATTTGACGAATTGAAGATGGAGATTGCCATATCTGCAGTAGCAGGTGAACTTGTGAGCCGATTCGTCTCACTCCTCGCCAACAAGTACCACTCCGCATACTCAGAAGACAAGCAGCTGGAGAGGCTACAACAACTCTTGCTGAGAGTTGGTATGGTCATCGAGGAGGCGGACTCGCGATGCATCGCCAACTCATGTATGCTCATACAACTGAAGATGCTAGCGGCAGCCATGTATCGAGGCCACCATGTGCTTGACACCATCAGGTACATGAAACACAAGGAGTTCTCAGAGAAACCGGTATGCGACTCGTCCGCCTTATCTGCTTCTACTCCTTACAAACGTTCTCGCACGATCGGTAGTAATACTAGTGCAGGAAGCAAGGTTTTCAGCTCAGAGTTACAGAGTGCTCTGCAGAACCTCGAGGCTGGTGTTGCTAACATGGCAGAGTTCGTTGTGCTTTTAGGCGGATGTGAGCGCATCTCCCGTAGACCCTATGATGCCTACCTTCACATTGACAACTTCATGTTTGGTCGGCATGTCGAGAAGCAGCAGATCATGAGATTCTTGCTGCAACACAACACCACTCCTGGTTCTCCGGATGTGCTTCCAGTCATTGGCGGCAATGGAGTTGGGAAGAAAACTCTTGTCTCCCGTGTATGCAATGACGAGAGGGTGCGTTCTCAGTTTTCTATGGTTTTGCACCAGAATGGAGACGATCTTTTCAGAATAACAGACCATGAAAGGATCTCAGGGAGGAAATTGGTGGTTATCGAGTTTGTTACAGATGTAGATGAAGATGACTGGGCAACATTTCATCGTTCTGTCACGAAGATGGACAGAGGAAGCAAGGTGATAATCATAGGAAGAAACGCAGGCTTGGAGAAGTTTGGAACCGTCAAGCCTATCTCTCTGAGCTGTTTATCATTAGAAGAGTACATCTACCTGTTCAAGACGCTCGCCTTCGGAAGCGCGAACCCCACCGACTACCCGCAACTAGTGGCGATGGTGGAAGAGTTTGCCATAGTGCTGGGCGGTTCACTCATCTCAGCGAATGTTCTTGCAGATGCGCTGAGGAAAAACCTGAGTGCCCGTTTCTGGCTGTACAGGTTGAATAGGGCCAGAGATACTGTGAAGAAGAACATCTCTCGTTTTGGCGTGCATCCGCAGGAGCTCTTTAGCCGAGGTCGTCCTGTGCACCTAATCGGCCACTACATCTTGTCTCCAGCTGCTCCATCACGCATCATAGAGTCTGCTAACGGAGTGACCAGTGTTCTTGAAGAGGGTGTACCTAGGATTATGTTTGGGGACCTGATAGCACAAGAAGGTCATGTTGTTTTGCCCAGAGGTGATTTTAGGCTGATTTCATGGGAATCGAGGCTACCGCCATATACTTCATTTGTCCACTTGGTGCAATCTGCCCCGAGTTGTATCGATGATAAGCCCGAAACACCCTTGTCGGGGAGGAAGCGCCCAGGTCTATTTTGAGACATCATAAGGTGTGCTATGCTAATTACAAACAGTGCTACGGATGTGCTTAATTCGCTGTATTGCCTCCTCATTTGGAATAAAAATGATCTATCGTAGTAGCTTCATTTGGCAGTGAGTAAAGCCCAGAATTTATTTGATCCAAACAGAAAGATCTTTCCTTGTCCACAAACATAACTAGTCTCAACCATAGACAGGAAATGGATGCAACATCTTGGTTCGAACTTACTGAGTTTATTTGAGTGTTAAAATAATGCAATTGTTCTGGTATTAACAGGTAGACCCAGCCCAATCAAAGGCGAAAGGAAAGTATCAATCGCCTTGGCTGACAAAccaaaaatatcacatgtttttaAGTTAAGTCACAAAGGCACTTTGCAGGCTCATAAAGCTCAAATAATATGGTATGAGGCTACGAACACATTCGATGTGGAAGTTTCTAATCAAGAAAGGATTTTATAGATGGAATATTGACTCCACACTTTTCCTGGTAAATGGCCGACATTTATTATTGGCATGTGAAAAATATAAGAACTTTGATTGAACTAAATATGCATTTATTTTAGAAATCGGTACACTGAATCCACACAAAAAATACATACTGGAGATTTGAAAATCATAGAATTTTATAATATAAAATTTCATTAGTTTCTATTGACATATACAGTATTAAGATGACAGTTTAAGATCCAAACTGGAAGCTGTGTCAATATATAAATTTTTCTATATTTATGAGAAAATGTAGCAATAAAGATTAGAACATACAAAATCCCTAtagaaatcctttgaatcaaaaggGTTT
This Lolium perenne isolate Kyuss_39 chromosome 1, Kyuss_2.0, whole genome shotgun sequence DNA region includes the following protein-coding sequences:
- the LOC127327277 gene encoding disease resistance protein RGA2, with product MEIAISAVAGELVSRFVSLLANKYHSAYSEDKQLERLQQLLLRVGMVIEEADSRCIANSCMLIQLKMLAAAMYRGHHVLDTIRYMKHKEFSEKPVCDSSALSASTPYKRSRTIGSNTSAGSKVFSSELQSALQNLEAGVANMAEFVVLLGGCERISRRPYDAYLHIDNFMFGRHVEKQQIMRFLLQHNTTPGSPDVLPVIGGNGVGKKTLVSRVCNDERVRSQFSMVLHQNGDDLFRITDHERISGRKLVVIEFVTDVDEDDWATFHRSVTKMDRGSKVIIIGRNAGLEKFGTVKPISLSCLSLEEYIYLFKTLAFGSANPTDYPQLVAMVEEFAIVLGGSLISANVLADALRKNLSARFWLYRLNRARDTVKKNISRFGVHPQELFSRGRPVHLIGHYILSPAAPSRIIESANGVTSVLEEGVPRIMFGDLIAQEGHVVLPRGDFRLISWESRLPPYTSFVHLVQSAPSCIDDKPETPLSGRKRPGLF